The following is a genomic window from Bacillota bacterium.
GAAAAGGCGCTGGCTTTCCACCCACGGCACGGTGCAGCCCAGATGCGGGCAGCGCCAGTACAGGGCCAGCACGCCTTCCGGCAGGCGCGAAATGTAAAAGCGGCCGTCGCGAACCCGCGTCACCGTGCCGACAGGGTAGTTTTCGACGGGGCCCGCGTCGATGATGGAGCCGAAGCCCTCCACCCGGCGCGGCCAGAACATGGCCAGACCCGTCAGCGCGGCCTGCACGGCGAACGCCCCCGCGGACGCCCACATGGCGTCGCGCAACAGCCCTCGCCGCGTGATGCCTCGGCTTTCGCCGCGCCGCTCAGCGCCGGCTTGCGACATACGTGCTCACCTCTTTGCCGATGACTGCCTCAACGAATTCGCTGCGCCGCGTCGGCGTCCGACCGCTGCGGCGGCCTCACTCCTTGCCGATGGGCGGATGCGGAACTTCCCACGGCCAGACCAGTTCCATGCCGACGCCGCGGAACGCCGTGCCGATGATGGTCAGCACGACGAACGACGCCAGAAAGAACGTGTACATGGCCATCATGAGCTCCCGGATGTCCGCATTCCAGCGCCGCTTGACGATGGTCCAGAGCGAGAACGGAATAAACGTCATGAACACCAGCGGCACGAAAATTTCCGCGAACGCGTCGGGAAAGCCGTGCATCTTCAGGAACGGAGCGATGCCGGTCGACTCGCCCGCCGGCAGCCACTCGTCCACGAAGATAAGGCCCAGGTTCCAGATGGTCGTGTAAACGGCCGAGAAAATCACGATGGGCACGCCTTTCCGGCTGTAAAACCAGATGCCCGTGCCTTTCTTGCTGCGATCAACGTACGGAATAGCCGCAAGCAGGATCAGCAGCGCCGTCGGCACGACGACGCCCGCCAGCGCCGGGTGCATGTGGAGCAGCAGCTCCTGCAGCCCGAGGAAGTACCAGGGCGCCTTGGCCGGATTGGGCGTGAGCTCGGGGTCGGCCATGCGGTAGAACGGCGCCCGGACGAAGATGGCCATAATCGACAACAGCAGCGTGAAGATCAACGCGCCGATGAGCTCGATGCTGACCAAGTGCGGCCAGGTGTGAACCGGTTTGAGCTGGCTCTCATCCACGTTGCGCAGCAAATCGTCCTGCTCCGGCTGCCGTACTTCCGTCGCCATACCGACCGCGTCCCTCCCCGACGCCGCGCCGTTCAGCGGAGCCGCCGCTCCTCGGCGACCCGCATGAGCTCCTCTTCATCGTCCTCGTACACGGGGGTCGAAATGTTGCCGTCCTTGCGCACCCGCCAGAAGTGGGTGGCCATAAGGAAGATGGTCGCCAGCGGCAGGAAAATGACGTGCAGGGTGTACCAGCGAATCAGCGTCTGCTGCCCGATCTCGAAACCGCCCAGCAGGGCTAGCCGCACCTGGCGGCCGATAAAAGGCGTGGCGCCGCCCATCTCCATGCCGACGGCGATGGCCCAGTAGGCCAGCTGGTCCCAGGGCAGCAGATATCCGCTGAAGCTGAGCAGCAACGTCAGCAGCAGCAGGCCGACGCCGATGACCCAGTTAAAGTCGCGGGGCGGTTTGTACGCGCCCGTGTAAAACACCCGGGTCATGTGCAAGATGACGGCGATGACCATGGCGTGTGCCGCCCAGCGATGCAGGTTGCGAAAAAAAGAACCGAACGTCACTTCGGTTTCGAGCTTCACGATGCTCCAGTAAGCGTCTTGGGTGGAAGGGATGTAGTACCACATGAGGAAGACGCCGGTGAAGGTGAGGATGACGAACATCCACGTGGCGAGGCCGCCCAGGCCCCAAGTGTAGGTCACCCGCGTCGCTCGCTTCGGCACCCGCACCGGGTGCAAGTGCAAGGCCAGGCTGTTGAGGATGACCAGCGAACGCGACCGCCGGTCACGCGGGTACGGGTTGCGGAACCACGACTTCCAGAAGCGGGACTCGGTGATCCACTTCCGTAGGCTCATCCGAACCACGACCTCCCTGCCGCGCGGTGGGAGATGA
Proteins encoded in this region:
- a CDS encoding cytochrome B6, whose translation is MSLRKWITESRFWKSWFRNPYPRDRRSRSLVILNSLALHLHPVRVPKRATRVTYTWGLGGLATWMFVILTFTGVFLMWYYIPSTQDAYWSIVKLETEVTFGSFFRNLHRWAAHAMVIAVILHMTRVFYTGAYKPPRDFNWVIGVGLLLLTLLLSFSGYLLPWDQLAYWAIAVGMEMGGATPFIGRQVRLALLGGFEIGQQTLIRWYTLHVIFLPLATIFLMATHFWRVRKDGNISTPVYEDDEEELMRVAEERRLR
- a CDS encoding menaquinol-cytochrome C reductase, coding for MATEVRQPEQDDLLRNVDESQLKPVHTWPHLVSIELIGALIFTLLLSIMAIFVRAPFYRMADPELTPNPAKAPWYFLGLQELLLHMHPALAGVVVPTALLILLAAIPYVDRSKKGTGIWFYSRKGVPIVIFSAVYTTIWNLGLIFVDEWLPAGESTGIAPFLKMHGFPDAFAEIFVPLVFMTFIPFSLWTIVKRRWNADIRELMMAMYTFFLASFVVLTIIGTAFRGVGMELVWPWEVPHPPIGKE
- a CDS encoding cytochrome B6 yields the protein MSQAGAERRGESRGITRRGLLRDAMWASAGAFAVQAALTGLAMFWPRRVEGFGSIIDAGPVENYPVGTVTRVRDGRFYISRLPEGVLALYWRCPHLGCTVPWVESQRLFICPCHGSVYEPTGQNIAGPAPRPMDIMQVEVRDGRLFVNTGVIMRRERHLPEHVTPV